In Kaistella faecalis, a genomic segment contains:
- the rpsC gene encoding 30S ribosomal protein S3 — protein MGQKTNPIGNRLGIIRGWDSNWFGGKNYGDRIAEDYKIRRYLEARLSKGGISKIYIERTLKLVTVTITTARPGLIIGKGGQEVDKLKEELKKITDKDIQINIFEIKRPELDAVLVADSIAKQIENRISYRRAVKMAIQSTMRMGAEGIKVQISGRLNGAEMARSESFKEGRIPLSTFRADIDYHIGEALTQYGKLGVKVWIMKGEVYGKRDLSPLVGQQKKAPAGRGDRNERGDRGERGDRRPRDRK, from the coding sequence ATGGGACAGAAGACAAATCCAATTGGTAACAGATTAGGTATCATCAGAGGATGGGATTCGAACTGGTTTGGTGGTAAAAACTACGGCGACAGAATCGCTGAAGACTACAAAATCAGAAGATACCTTGAAGCTAGATTATCTAAAGGTGGAATTTCAAAAATTTATATTGAAAGAACCCTGAAATTAGTAACAGTAACAATCACCACTGCAAGACCGGGACTTATCATCGGTAAAGGAGGTCAGGAAGTTGATAAACTAAAAGAAGAATTAAAAAAGATTACCGATAAGGACATCCAGATCAATATCTTCGAAATCAAAAGACCTGAACTTGATGCAGTATTAGTTGCTGACAGTATCGCAAAACAGATTGAAAATAGAATTTCTTACAGAAGAGCTGTGAAAATGGCAATTCAAAGCACCATGAGAATGGGAGCTGAAGGAATCAAAGTTCAGATCTCAGGTAGATTGAACGGAGCTGAGATGGCAAGAAGCGAATCTTTCAAAGAAGGAAGAATCCCATTGTCAACCTTCCGTGCAGATATCGATTATCACATCGGTGAAGCACTTACACAATACGGAAAACTTGGTGTAAAGGTTTGGATTATGAAAGGTGAGGTTTACGGTAAAAGAGATCTTTCCCCATTAGTAGGACAACAGAAAAAAGCACCTGCAGGTAGAGGCGACAGAAACGAGCGCGGCGACCGTGGTGAAAGAGGAGACAGAAGACCAAGAGATAGAAAATAA
- the rplV gene encoding 50S ribosomal protein L22, producing the protein MGSRKRESALARKIANQDVAKSLHNDCPSSPRKMRLVADIIRGVEVDKALAILKFSKKEASNKLEKVLLSAMANWQTKNEGADIEEANLIVKEIMVDSARQLKRLRPAPQGRGHRIRKRSNHITLILGTKDNK; encoded by the coding sequence ATGGGATCAAGAAAAAGAGAAAGTGCATTAGCACGTAAAATAGCAAACCAGGATGTGGCAAAATCGTTACATAATGATTGCCCGTCTTCTCCAAGAAAGATGAGATTGGTTGCTGATATCATCAGAGGAGTTGAAGTTGACAAAGCTTTAGCTATCCTTAAATTTTCAAAAAAGGAAGCTTCTAACAAATTGGAGAAAGTTCTTCTTTCTGCAATGGCTAACTGGCAGACAAAAAATGAAGGAGCTGATATCGAGGAGGCAAACTTAATCGTAAAAGAAATTATGGTTGATAGTGCTAGACAATTGAAGAGACTGAGACCTGCACCACAAGGTAGAGGACACAGAATCAGAAAAAGATCTAACCACATTACGTTAATTTTAGGCACTAAAGACAACAAATAA
- the rpsS gene encoding 30S ribosomal protein S19: MARSLKKGPFIHHTLDKKVQANIESNKKTVIKTWSRASMISPDFVGQTIAVHNGKSFIPVYVTENMVGHKLGEFSPTRSFRGHGGNKNKGGR; this comes from the coding sequence ATGGCAAGATCACTTAAGAAAGGACCTTTCATTCATCATACTTTAGATAAGAAGGTTCAGGCAAATATAGAGTCTAATAAAAAGACAGTAATTAAAACTTGGTCTCGAGCGTCAATGATCTCTCCGGACTTCGTAGGACAAACCATCGCAGTACACAACGGGAAATCTTTTATCCCGGTTTATGTAACTGAAAACATGGTAGGTCACAAGTTAGGCGAATTTTCTCCGACAAGATCTTTCAGAGGTCACGGTGGTAACAAAAATAAAGGAGGTAGATAA
- the rplB gene encoding 50S ribosomal protein L2: MSVRKLKPITPGQRFRVVNNFEEITTNKPEKSLTVGIKKSGGRNNTGKMTMRYTGGGHKQKYRIIDFKRNKFDVEGTVKTVEYDPNRTAFIALVEYADGEKRYIIAPNGIKVDQKVISADTAEPNVGNAMKLKNIPLGTVVSCIELRPGQGAVMARSAGSSAQLTSRDGKYAIVKLPSGESRMILTECMAMIGSVSNGDHQLTVSGKAGRSRWLGRRPRTRPVVMNPVDHPMGGGEGRSSGGHPRSRNGMPAKGYKTRKKNKASNRFIVSKRK; encoded by the coding sequence ATGTCTGTTAGAAAATTAAAACCTATCACCCCGGGACAGAGATTCAGAGTTGTTAACAACTTTGAGGAAATTACTACCAACAAACCAGAGAAGTCTCTAACCGTTGGTATTAAAAAGTCAGGTGGTCGTAACAATACTGGTAAAATGACCATGCGTTACACCGGAGGTGGACACAAACAAAAATACAGAATTATCGACTTCAAAAGAAACAAGTTTGATGTTGAAGGAACGGTAAAAACTGTAGAGTACGATCCAAACAGAACAGCTTTCATCGCGCTAGTTGAGTACGCAGACGGAGAGAAGAGATATATCATCGCTCCAAACGGTATCAAAGTAGACCAGAAAGTAATCTCAGCGGATACTGCAGAACCTAATGTAGGTAATGCAATGAAATTGAAGAACATTCCTTTGGGAACTGTTGTTTCTTGTATCGAATTGAGACCTGGTCAGGGAGCAGTTATGGCAAGAAGTGCAGGATCTTCAGCACAGTTAACTTCAAGAGACGGTAAATACGCGATCGTGAAATTACCTTCAGGAGAATCCAGAATGATCCTTACTGAATGTATGGCAATGATCGGATCTGTTTCTAACGGCGACCACCAGCTTACCGTTTCCGGTAAAGCAGGTAGAAGCAGATGGTTAGGAAGAAGACCTAGAACAAGACCAGTTGTAATGAACCCAGTTGATCACCCAATGGGAGGTGGTGAAGGACGTTCATCAGGAGGTCACCCAAGATCTAGAAACGGTATGCCGGCTAAAGGTTACAAAACAAGAAAGAAAAACAAAGCGTCTAACCGATTTATCGTATCTAAAAGAAAATAA
- the rplW gene encoding 50S ribosomal protein L23, with translation MSIIIKPIISEKANYLTDLRGAYSFFVNTKANKIQIKKAIEEAYGVKVADVRTMIYAPKVSSKHTKKGLQVGKTNKMKKAVVSLAEGEVIDIFATN, from the coding sequence ATGTCTATTATTATTAAACCTATCATTTCAGAAAAAGCAAACTATCTTACAGATTTGAGAGGAGCTTATTCTTTTTTCGTGAATACGAAAGCGAATAAAATCCAGATCAAAAAAGCGATAGAAGAGGCTTATGGTGTAAAAGTAGCAGACGTAAGAACAATGATTTACGCTCCTAAAGTTTCATCGAAACACACCAAAAAAGGACTACAGGTTGGGAAAACCAACAAAATGAAGAAAGCAGTTGTTTCCCTTGCAGAAGGTGAAGTGATTGATATTTTTGCAACGAATTAA
- the rplD gene encoding 50S ribosomal protein L4: protein MELVVFNTSGKETGRTVQLDEAIFGIEPNQHAVYLEVKQYLAAQRQGTHKSKERSEITASTKKLKKQKGSGSARYGDIKSPTFRGGGRVFGPKPRDYRFKLNKALKRLAKKSVLSQKMRDNSIKVLEAFNFDAPKTKEFITLNNALGFEGKKSLYILPEANKNVYLSSRNLPKTTVLTYNEISSYDLVHAGEIVFLEGAIEKFQENLRK from the coding sequence ATGGAACTAGTAGTATTTAATACATCAGGAAAAGAAACCGGAAGAACTGTTCAGTTAGACGAAGCGATCTTCGGAATTGAGCCTAACCAGCACGCGGTTTACTTAGAAGTGAAACAATACCTTGCTGCACAAAGACAAGGAACACATAAATCAAAAGAAAGAAGCGAAATTACAGCTTCTACCAAGAAACTTAAAAAGCAAAAAGGTTCTGGTTCTGCAAGATACGGTGATATCAAGTCGCCAACTTTCAGAGGTGGAGGTAGAGTTTTTGGTCCAAAACCAAGAGACTACAGATTCAAACTGAACAAAGCTTTGAAGAGATTGGCAAAAAAATCTGTGCTTTCTCAGAAAATGAGAGACAATTCTATTAAAGTTCTTGAAGCATTCAACTTTGATGCTCCTAAAACTAAAGAATTTATCACACTGAACAACGCATTAGGATTTGAAGGTAAAAAATCACTGTATATTTTACCGGAAGCTAACAAAAATGTATATCTGTCATCAAGAAACTTACCTAAAACTACAGTATTGACTTATAACGAGATCAGTTCTTACGATTTGGTACACGCTGGCGAGATTGTATTTTTAGAAGGTGCTATCGAAAAATTTCAGGAAAACTTAAGAAAATAA
- the rplC gene encoding 50S ribosomal protein L3: protein MSGIIGKKIGMTSLFDENGKNMPCTVIQAGPCSVLQVRTVEKDGYKAAQLGFDDKSEKNVGKALAGHFKKAGSAPKAKLVEFYNEFVDTLSVGDEVKVNLFAQGEFVDVTGTSKGKGFQGVVKRHNFGGVMQATHGQHNRLRAPGSIGAGSDPSRVFKGMRMAGRMGGKQVTVQNLQVLRVDEEQNLLVVKGAVPGAKNSYVIIRKWN from the coding sequence ATGTCAGGTATTATTGGTAAAAAAATCGGGATGACTTCCTTGTTTGACGAAAACGGCAAAAACATGCCGTGTACAGTTATTCAGGCTGGTCCTTGCTCGGTTTTACAGGTCAGAACCGTAGAAAAAGATGGGTACAAAGCTGCTCAGCTAGGTTTCGATGACAAGAGTGAAAAGAACGTTGGTAAAGCGTTAGCCGGCCACTTCAAAAAGGCTGGTTCTGCTCCAAAAGCTAAATTGGTAGAATTCTACAACGAATTTGTAGACACTTTAAGCGTAGGAGATGAAGTGAAAGTTAACCTTTTCGCGCAAGGCGAATTTGTTGACGTAACAGGAACTTCAAAAGGTAAAGGTTTCCAGGGGGTTGTTAAAAGACACAACTTTGGTGGTGTAATGCAGGCAACTCACGGACAGCACAACAGACTTAGAGCCCCAGGTTCTATTGGTGCAGGTTCCGACCCGTCAAGAGTATTCAAAGGAATGCGTATGGCTGGTAGAATGGGTGGTAAGCAAGTTACCGTACAAAACCTTCAGGTGTTAAGAGTAGATGAAGAGCAAAATCTTTTAGTAGTAAAAGGTGCTGTTCCGGGAGCAAAAAATTCTTATGTAATTATCAGAAAATGGAACTAG
- a CDS encoding low affinity iron permease family protein, producing METSENKSFFDRFSDWSTAAAGSPSAFLIALALIIIWAGTGPIFKFSETWQLVINTGTTIVTFLMVFLIQKAQNKDSKAIQIKLNELIAAHEKASNRIVDIEDLTEKELDKLHRYYQKLSDLAEEDTDIHQSHSIDAAEDNHEHKMRNKIIQQQIEEEDK from the coding sequence ATGGAGACAAGTGAAAATAAAAGTTTTTTCGATCGCTTTTCCGATTGGTCAACTGCGGCCGCAGGCAGTCCGTCTGCTTTTTTAATTGCATTGGCTTTAATAATTATTTGGGCAGGAACAGGTCCGATTTTTAAATTTTCCGAAACATGGCAGCTGGTGATTAATACCGGGACAACAATTGTTACGTTTCTCATGGTTTTCCTCATTCAGAAAGCACAGAATAAAGACTCTAAAGCCATACAGATTAAACTGAATGAACTTATCGCCGCCCACGAAAAAGCGAGCAACAGAATTGTGGATATTGAAGACCTTACAGAAAAGGAACTCGATAAACTCCACCGCTATTATCAGAAACTTTCCGATTTGGCGGAAGAGGATACGGATATTCACCAATCGCATTCGATTGATGCCGCCGAAGATAACCACGAGCATAAAATGCGTAATAAGATCATTCAGCAGCAGATTGAAGAGGAAGATAAATAA
- a CDS encoding tetratricopeptide repeat protein, which produces MLFLGFVFFSLHSHAQTKNEIEKINSILGGIETSYDKIPDIVSFINQEAKKHGLKDKSIQQIIVYNLEAQKTADLSKGINTKSTTQFLKAINLAEKKKLQHLQTWSEISYAFYLYTYREIKDAYPYFLKNIKRVEMNDYEFKISPAVSYKKVGYFLNNINEFQKSNVYLLRAEKISANPTSIKSALHDNIAINYWHQKKYDSAGYHYNIAEEIALKTNDKLRYAKILGNRALISIDLKKYDEAENFLLKDINITEKIQDEKNMMFAKALLARLYLKIKRYNDCQKYADEALKIADSSPYYKSEKLEILDLRFQLAKIKEDAQEELFLRREMDRTSEDLKKMDGQENINQINWKSRQEIFELKIDAEKSKAEKASIQKTLAIILSGCLLLTVFFFRHRIKDKYKIDKSEYDKKILALMLEKANSENRLNTSRKTIDTFKTYLREKNKQIEELESTVSNINNFSKSYMEEKTTVLQSLLQSHLMTAENWDLFKTNFMQEYPEFYKNITDNFDDLTEANLRMIFLTKLDLKNTEIARILGVTLEAVKKSKQRLRKKYSGMFDELYQ; this is translated from the coding sequence ATGCTTTTTTTAGGTTTTGTATTCTTCAGCCTTCACTCTCATGCTCAGACAAAAAATGAGATAGAAAAGATAAATTCCATACTTGGGGGCATAGAAACCTCTTACGACAAAATACCGGATATTGTCTCGTTTATAAATCAAGAGGCGAAAAAACACGGATTAAAAGATAAATCGATCCAACAAATTATCGTATATAATCTTGAGGCTCAAAAAACTGCAGATCTTTCTAAAGGTATAAACACAAAAAGTACAACACAATTTCTCAAAGCCATCAATCTGGCGGAAAAGAAAAAATTACAGCATCTGCAAACCTGGTCGGAGATCTCGTATGCTTTTTATCTCTATACCTACAGAGAGATAAAAGACGCTTATCCGTATTTTCTGAAAAATATAAAACGCGTAGAGATGAATGATTACGAGTTTAAAATTTCACCTGCTGTATCTTATAAAAAAGTTGGCTATTTTCTCAATAATATTAATGAGTTTCAAAAATCCAACGTTTATCTTCTGCGGGCAGAAAAAATATCTGCAAACCCGACCTCAATCAAATCTGCTCTGCACGATAATATCGCTATAAATTACTGGCATCAGAAAAAGTATGACAGTGCAGGATACCATTATAATATTGCTGAAGAAATTGCTTTAAAAACCAACGATAAACTACGTTATGCAAAAATTTTGGGCAACCGTGCCCTGATCTCTATTGATCTGAAAAAATATGACGAAGCCGAGAATTTCTTATTGAAGGATATTAATATCACCGAAAAGATACAGGATGAGAAAAATATGATGTTTGCCAAGGCTTTATTAGCCAGACTATATCTGAAAATAAAACGATACAATGATTGCCAAAAGTATGCAGATGAAGCGTTAAAAATAGCTGACTCCAGCCCCTATTACAAAAGCGAAAAGCTCGAAATACTTGATCTGAGATTTCAGCTGGCGAAAATTAAAGAAGATGCTCAAGAGGAACTTTTTTTACGAAGAGAAATGGATCGCACCTCCGAAGACCTCAAAAAAATGGATGGGCAGGAAAATATCAATCAAATCAACTGGAAAAGCCGGCAAGAGATTTTTGAGTTAAAAATTGATGCGGAAAAATCAAAAGCCGAAAAAGCATCTATTCAAAAGACTTTAGCCATTATACTTTCGGGCTGTCTGCTGCTTACTGTGTTTTTTTTCAGGCATCGTATCAAAGACAAATATAAAATCGACAAGTCTGAATATGATAAAAAAATACTCGCATTAATGCTTGAAAAAGCAAACTCCGAAAACAGACTCAATACTTCCCGAAAAACCATTGATACCTTCAAAACTTATCTCAGAGAAAAAAACAAACAAATTGAAGAACTAGAAAGTACAGTTTCTAACATCAATAATTTTTCCAAGTCTTACATGGAAGAGAAAACAACCGTGTTGCAAAGCCTCCTGCAATCTCACCTGATGACAGCGGAAAACTGGGATCTTTTCAAAACCAATTTCATGCAGGAGTATCCGGAATTTTATAAAAACATCACTGATAATTTTGATGATCTTACCGAAGCCAACCTTCGGATGATCTTTCTTACCAAGCTGGACCTTAAAAATACCGAAATTGCAAGAATTCTAGGTGTTACCTTGGAAGCGGTAAAAAAATCCAAACAACGTTTGCGGAAAAAATATTCCGGTATGTTCGACGAGCTTTATCAATAA
- a CDS encoding M12 family metallo-peptidase: protein MRKILLLIVIHLSFGYIWAQHDLPPIAKDISAYKSQAGKSNAFKTVSLFTQAVANKQQKYQTSFSEGVVLELNKASLSSLIHTKDEALSLTLPFNKGNINVELLKVVQNDILVETNVSATQKYSTGIYYRGIIDGDHHSTVTLSIFDDNVAGIISSPSLGNIVLAKAKNSDEYVFYSSASLKDNFGFVCGTPEDQEIMPVYPTQNISADKALHTNKRVRIYYEVANDIYRAKGSSVEQTVNWINAIHNNVSTLYYNEGLRVDLHKVYVWTTVDPYANETSSANLLPKFRQNRASFDGDLAHFVNLKSQFGGRAYYSSCTSSNKHAFSGLFDSYSNVPTYSWTVEVITHEIGHNLGSPHTQSCFWNGNNTAIDGCVPSEANPWNTSITCPNGPMPAANGGTIMSYCHTQPSVGINLSLGFGTQPGNVIRNNVAAGTCFTSSRIYYVKPGATGDGTSWTNAGNLTDVLKYLHNNQSVSNFNATIPVQVWVQKGTHVPTHQYGGGATRDRAFVLVKDVQLYGGFNGDETRLEQRKTGQNETILDGGKVSAHVVVSAGDVGAALLDGFTIMNGNAVNDNSFSINGQTIDHRYGGGILMNNSSPAITNSIFKNNYSVNRGGAVYMLNDSKPVFQNVVFTLNEAGSNGDGGAIYTDTNNNRGFLTLINCTIANNKASDGGAIRFNHNITVKFSNNIFYNNTSTNNSGTLNSEFSFNFSESDFSTRNSGNIKSNIFQYYTKGADTYNQNPQLENTYRLSSSSPAINKGKNELYINVSANIVKSPKDVEAKTRIVNSTIDLGASERQCTISAPVTANQTIVLCGVNKVSDLISKINSPTILVYASTTAYDPLASTATLTNGQTYYITKVDTGGCTSSLVPVKVSIVAVPAAPAVTQPAVICAGQVTLGQLSVAGTNHKWYSAATGGNVLPATTVIERNKTYYVTQNPNGCESARAAFSATQFYDLPAAPLVTQPAATCAGQFTLGQLSVTGGNLKWYNSATGGNILPATTVIEPNETYYVTQNPNGCESARTSFTATSIYEIPAAPTVTQPAAACEGALSLSNVVVSGTGEVRWYDAAVAGNQLESSTIVKEGVTYYVSRRTNNCESVRTSFVALNIKAYPDAPTGNTNQTLPYGSKVSDIEISNPSNVTWYATQSDANANINPLANNHILVTGKYYPVSSNGNCRTMGAEFNITIEAVLGTSQDVNKAAAIYPSPFRDVLYVKNDAMITNIKIYSATGSLIFNKNLNAKESSINTQQFPTGVYTVKLTSENREVIKKVIKK, encoded by the coding sequence ATGAGAAAAATTTTGTTACTAATTGTAATACACCTGAGCTTTGGATATATCTGGGCTCAACATGACCTACCTCCGATTGCTAAGGATATTTCCGCGTACAAATCGCAGGCGGGGAAATCGAATGCGTTTAAAACGGTCTCCTTATTTACACAGGCCGTTGCTAACAAGCAGCAGAAATATCAGACTTCTTTTTCCGAAGGTGTCGTGTTAGAACTCAATAAAGCCAGCTTATCTTCCCTCATTCATACTAAAGATGAAGCCTTGAGTTTGACTCTTCCATTTAACAAAGGAAACATTAATGTAGAACTTTTGAAGGTTGTTCAAAATGATATCCTGGTAGAAACGAATGTTTCCGCTACTCAAAAATATTCAACGGGGATTTATTACCGTGGTATTATAGATGGTGATCATCATTCTACTGTAACGCTCAGTATTTTTGACGATAATGTAGCAGGCATTATTTCTTCGCCAAGTCTGGGTAATATCGTTTTAGCCAAAGCTAAAAACTCTGATGAATATGTTTTTTATTCATCCGCTTCATTGAAGGATAACTTTGGTTTTGTTTGCGGCACACCCGAGGACCAGGAAATTATGCCTGTGTATCCAACACAAAATATTAGTGCCGACAAAGCTTTGCATACTAATAAACGGGTTAGAATTTATTATGAAGTCGCCAATGATATTTATAGAGCCAAAGGAAGTTCCGTGGAACAAACCGTGAACTGGATTAATGCTATTCACAATAATGTAAGTACGCTATATTATAACGAAGGATTGCGGGTAGATTTGCACAAGGTCTACGTATGGACAACTGTAGATCCGTATGCAAACGAAACTAGTTCAGCTAACTTATTGCCGAAATTCCGACAAAACCGAGCAAGCTTTGACGGAGATCTGGCACACTTCGTCAACTTGAAATCTCAGTTTGGAGGCCGTGCTTATTATAGTTCTTGTACTAGCAGTAACAAACACGCGTTTTCAGGCCTATTCGATTCTTATAGTAATGTTCCGACTTATTCCTGGACTGTGGAAGTGATCACTCACGAGATTGGTCATAATCTGGGTTCGCCTCATACACAAAGTTGCTTTTGGAATGGTAATAATACCGCAATTGACGGGTGTGTGCCATCGGAAGCCAATCCGTGGAACACTTCTATTACGTGTCCTAATGGTCCTATGCCTGCGGCTAATGGCGGAACCATTATGAGTTACTGTCACACACAGCCTTCCGTGGGCATTAATCTGTCATTGGGATTTGGCACGCAGCCGGGAAATGTAATCAGAAACAATGTAGCTGCTGGAACTTGCTTCACCAGTTCAAGGATTTATTATGTGAAACCAGGAGCTACCGGAGACGGAACTTCCTGGACCAATGCCGGTAATCTAACCGATGTATTAAAATATTTGCACAATAACCAGTCGGTAAGCAATTTTAATGCTACTATACCTGTTCAGGTTTGGGTGCAAAAAGGAACTCACGTCCCTACCCATCAATATGGCGGCGGAGCGACCAGAGACAGAGCTTTTGTACTCGTGAAGGATGTACAGTTATATGGTGGTTTCAATGGTGATGAAACAAGACTGGAACAAAGAAAAACCGGTCAAAATGAAACGATTTTAGATGGCGGAAAAGTAAGCGCGCATGTAGTAGTAAGCGCAGGAGATGTTGGAGCAGCTTTGCTTGACGGATTTACAATAATGAATGGTAATGCTGTAAACGATAACAGTTTTAGCATCAACGGTCAAACAATCGATCACCGGTATGGCGGCGGAATACTGATGAACAATTCATCTCCAGCTATTACCAACAGTATTTTCAAAAATAACTATTCTGTAAACCGGGGAGGTGCGGTGTACATGCTTAATGACTCAAAACCTGTTTTTCAGAATGTAGTCTTCACCCTGAATGAAGCCGGTAGTAATGGCGATGGTGGAGCAATATATACGGATACGAATAATAACAGAGGCTTTCTTACATTGATCAACTGTACAATTGCTAATAATAAAGCCAGCGATGGTGGTGCGATCCGTTTTAATCATAATATTACGGTGAAGTTCTCGAATAATATTTTTTACAATAATACGAGCACCAATAATAGCGGAACATTAAACAGTGAGTTTTCTTTCAATTTTTCTGAAAGTGATTTCTCTACCAGAAACAGCGGCAACATTAAGTCTAATATTTTCCAATACTATACAAAAGGAGCCGATACTTACAATCAAAATCCGCAACTGGAGAATACCTATAGATTGTCAAGTTCAAGCCCGGCGATAAACAAAGGTAAAAATGAACTTTACATAAATGTGTCTGCCAATATTGTAAAATCCCCAAAGGATGTTGAAGCTAAAACGAGAATCGTAAATAGCACTATCGATTTGGGCGCATCGGAAAGACAATGCACAATATCCGCGCCGGTTACGGCGAACCAGACGATCGTGCTCTGTGGTGTAAATAAAGTAAGTGATTTAATATCTAAAATAAACTCACCCACGATATTGGTGTATGCAAGCACTACAGCTTATGATCCTTTGGCCTCCACCGCAACTCTTACCAATGGTCAGACTTATTACATTACTAAAGTCGATACCGGTGGTTGTACCAGTAGTTTAGTTCCTGTAAAAGTCAGTATTGTTGCTGTTCCTGCCGCACCAGCGGTTACACAGCCTGCAGTAATCTGCGCGGGTCAGGTCACTCTGGGTCAGCTAAGTGTCGCGGGTACCAATCATAAATGGTATAGTGCCGCAACAGGTGGAAATGTTTTACCTGCAACCACAGTTATTGAACGTAACAAGACCTATTACGTTACTCAAAACCCTAACGGTTGCGAATCGGCAAGAGCTGCTTTTTCCGCGACTCAATTCTATGATCTACCTGCCGCACCTTTAGTAACACAACCAGCTGCAACTTGTGCTGGTCAGTTCACATTGGGTCAGCTTAGCGTTACAGGTGGCAATCTTAAATGGTACAACAGTGCGACGGGTGGAAATATATTACCCGCAACTACAGTTATCGAACCTAATGAAACTTACTACGTCACTCAAAATCCAAATGGCTGCGAATCGGCAAGAACTTCGTTTACCGCGACCAGCATTTATGAGATACCCGCTGCACCAACCGTAACACAGCCAGCCGCCGCTTGCGAAGGCGCTTTAAGCTTAAGTAATGTTGTTGTTTCGGGTACGGGAGAGGTAAGATGGTACGACGCAGCTGTTGCCGGTAATCAACTGGAATCCTCTACCATTGTGAAAGAAGGTGTTACCTATTACGTAAGCAGAAGAACCAATAACTGCGAGTCTGTAAGAACATCTTTTGTGGCACTGAACATAAAGGCTTATCCTGATGCACCTACGGGAAATACCAACCAAACATTGCCTTATGGCAGTAAAGTATCAGATATTGAGATCTCAAACCCTAGTAACGTAACTTGGTATGCAACCCAAAGTGATGCTAATGCTAATATAAATCCGCTGGCAAATAATCATATTTTGGTGACAGGAAAATACTATCCGGTTTCATCCAACGGTAACTGCAGAACGATGGGAGCAGAGTTTAATATTACCATAGAGGCGGTTTTAGGCACATCCCAGGATGTTAATAAAGCAGCGGCGATCTATCCAAGCCCTTTCAGAGATGTGCTTTATGTAAAGAATGATGCAATGATTACCAATATTAAAATTTATTCGGCCACGGGCAGTTTAATTTTTAATAAAAACCTAAATGCTAAAGAATCCAGCATCAATACACAGCAGTTTCCGACAGGTGTGTATACGGTAAAACTCACTTCCGAAAACCGGGAAGTCATTAAGAAAGTGATTAAAAAGTAA
- the rpsJ gene encoding 30S ribosomal protein S10, producing MSQRIRIKLKSYDYNLVDKSAEKIVRTVKATGAVVNGPIPLPTNKRIFTVLRSPHVNKKAREQFQLSAHKRLMDIYSSSSKTVDALMKLELPSGVDVEIKV from the coding sequence ATGTCACAAAGAATCAGAATAAAATTAAAATCTTACGATTACAATTTAGTAGATAAATCTGCTGAGAAAATCGTGAGAACGGTAAAAGCAACCGGCGCTGTGGTAAACGGCCCGATTCCTTTGCCAACGAACAAGAGAATCTTCACCGTATTGAGATCTCCGCACGTAAACAAGAAGGCAAGAGAACAGTTCCAGCTTTCAGCTCATAAGAGACTGATGGATATCTACTCTTCATCTTCTAAAACTGTAGATGCGCTAATGAAATTAGAGCTTCCTTCAGGAGTTGACGTAGAAATTAAAGTGTGA